A region from the Thermoanaerobaculia bacterium genome encodes:
- a CDS encoding polysaccharide biosynthesis/export family protein, whose translation MTPQRSSSLRHALLGTAVAAGLGWSGCAANPPAQTPAEPPAGGAALAAAPAVVPPRLTGPALPVWESVEEARGAGLADYRLGPGDVIDILVVGHEDLRRELPVRPDGKISFTYVGDLVVAGLTTEEFRAGLEKELTRFLRFPQVTVLVKKARAAQFAILGKVVSPGMYPIDSHTTIITALALAQGLASGQYEGSTIEVADLKNAYLVRRGKVVPVDFEALVRRGDTREDVALEDGDYLYLPSSLAQEVHILGEVFKPRAYGFRGRVTLLQAVAESGGFKPTARLGDVVILREVDGEQRLLSVDVRAVLDGTVPDPELAVGDIVYVPRRRLASFAQFLNEILPSLLALQLGRTL comes from the coding sequence ATGACGCCACAGCGAAGCTCGTCTCTGCGCCACGCGCTCCTCGGCACGGCGGTCGCCGCCGGGCTGGGCTGGAGCGGCTGCGCGGCGAATCCTCCTGCGCAGACTCCCGCGGAGCCGCCGGCGGGCGGGGCCGCTCTCGCGGCCGCACCGGCTGTCGTCCCGCCCCGACTCACCGGCCCGGCGCTTCCCGTCTGGGAGTCGGTCGAGGAAGCGCGTGGCGCCGGCCTTGCCGACTATCGCCTCGGTCCGGGAGATGTCATCGACATTCTCGTCGTCGGCCACGAGGACCTCCGCCGGGAGCTGCCCGTGCGGCCGGACGGGAAGATCAGCTTCACCTACGTCGGCGATCTCGTGGTTGCGGGTCTCACGACGGAGGAGTTCCGCGCCGGGCTCGAGAAAGAGCTCACTCGCTTCCTGCGCTTTCCGCAGGTGACCGTGCTCGTGAAGAAGGCGCGCGCGGCGCAGTTCGCCATCCTCGGCAAGGTGGTGAGTCCCGGCATGTATCCGATCGACTCCCACACCACGATCATCACCGCCCTCGCTCTCGCCCAGGGGCTCGCGTCCGGCCAGTACGAAGGTTCGACGATCGAGGTCGCCGATCTCAAGAACGCTTACCTGGTGCGGCGCGGCAAGGTGGTCCCGGTGGACTTCGAAGCTCTCGTACGGCGCGGCGACACCCGCGAAGACGTGGCGCTCGAGGACGGCGACTATCTCTATCTGCCGTCGTCGCTCGCCCAGGAGGTTCACATTCTGGGTGAGGTCTTCAAGCCGCGTGCCTACGGCTTCCGCGGCCGGGTGACCCTGCTGCAGGCGGTCGCCGAATCGGGAGGCTTCAAACCGACGGCGCGGCTCGGCGACGTCGTCATCCTGCGCGAAGTGGACGGCGAGCAGCGCCTGCTTTCGGTGGACGTGCGGGCGGTGCTCGACGGCACAGTGCCCGATCCCGAGCTCGCGGTCGGCGACATCGTCTACGTGCCGCGCCGGCGGCTCGCCAGTTTCGCCCAGTTCCTCAACGAAATTCTGCCCTCCCTGCTGGCGCTCCAGCTCGGGCGAACGCTCTAG
- a CDS encoding transglycosylase SLT domain-containing protein has product MILRLASMLLAATIDPRIGLVELQGAGENERALEEAKCLADAEPGRARAIGLDFLRGHLLERLGRLSEGTEAFALAIGATPDLAPWARYRLAAVQEQLGHPEVAAGISATLLAQGAPKRLIPPAATLLFRTVRRGGDCRLLRGVPIATLPPGTARDFRLVVAECHLRHDRTAEARQELEHLLASGASDLAAFRAAELWLALWPQPADRELARALGTALARQRDFTAAIPLLERALVGSTDSGSGRDAETLYLLARAEFWSGRYPEAARHFDRLAAAAKSPTMRADARYQQARSLELVGDWPRALVLFDQAYTAEPLGEWSGAALLASFRLRWLSGDEAGAARLLDHLATQRSWRPSLARGAIFAAVSEIVRGDSSERPAHRLRTAERTGAAAGEELAYWRGRLAELRSDPEAAVGHYLEVLRERPFHPLATAARGRLERPELAPAAERIGRRRSAGRSLEDAWAAWTLLGESDSAGLLARQRGSALLRAQPALALWIDWQPVPVASWPIWTAVLLQPEERLLALGLWSEGSPAQARHFPSQQRQLAFTLAHQLDAAGASDRAIEVAERLFQGRPQPLPAEWVAVDLRRLLYPLPYRAELGKRVGSNPVDLFLLAAVMREESRFQTEAVSPAAARGLAQLVLPTARRLARKLGWGEVRAEELHQPAISIALGAAYLAELKLRFGEGPSAAAAAPMSPLTIAAYNAGEDQATLWRRYCQTAEPEEYLAKVGFRETRSYLVRVLESQAQYAALYADPVAGRPNRAGPAR; this is encoded by the coding sequence ATGATCCTGCGGCTCGCTTCGATGCTGCTCGCGGCCACGATCGATCCGCGCATCGGCCTCGTCGAGCTGCAGGGAGCCGGAGAGAACGAGAGGGCGCTCGAGGAGGCGAAGTGTCTCGCCGACGCCGAGCCCGGCCGCGCCCGCGCCATCGGGCTCGACTTCCTGCGCGGCCATCTGCTGGAGCGGCTCGGCCGGCTGAGCGAAGGGACCGAGGCTTTCGCGCTGGCGATCGGCGCCACTCCCGATCTCGCGCCGTGGGCGCGCTACCGGCTGGCGGCGGTGCAAGAGCAGCTGGGGCACCCGGAGGTCGCCGCCGGCATCAGCGCCACCCTCCTCGCCCAGGGCGCTCCCAAGAGGCTGATCCCGCCGGCGGCGACGCTCCTCTTCCGCACCGTGCGGCGCGGCGGCGATTGCCGGCTGCTGCGCGGCGTGCCGATCGCCACCCTCCCGCCGGGGACGGCGCGCGATTTCCGGCTGGTGGTCGCGGAGTGCCACCTGCGGCACGACCGCACGGCCGAGGCGAGACAAGAGCTCGAGCATCTCCTGGCCTCGGGCGCGAGCGACCTCGCCGCCTTCCGCGCCGCCGAGCTCTGGCTGGCGCTCTGGCCGCAGCCCGCCGATCGCGAGCTCGCCCGCGCGCTCGGCACGGCGCTCGCCCGACAACGCGATTTCACCGCCGCGATTCCTCTTCTCGAACGCGCTCTCGTGGGTTCGACCGACTCCGGCTCCGGGCGGGACGCCGAGACCCTCTACCTTCTCGCGCGCGCCGAATTCTGGTCGGGCCGCTACCCGGAGGCGGCGCGGCATTTCGATCGCCTGGCGGCCGCCGCGAAGAGCCCCACGATGCGCGCCGACGCCCGGTACCAGCAGGCCCGCAGCCTCGAGCTCGTCGGCGACTGGCCGCGCGCCCTGGTCCTCTTCGACCAGGCCTACACCGCCGAGCCGCTCGGTGAATGGTCGGGCGCCGCCTTGCTCGCGAGCTTCCGGCTGCGCTGGCTCTCCGGTGACGAGGCCGGCGCCGCGAGACTCCTGGACCACCTCGCCACCCAACGCAGCTGGCGCCCGTCTCTCGCCCGCGGCGCCATCTTCGCGGCGGTCTCCGAGATCGTGCGCGGCGACTCGAGCGAGCGTCCGGCCCACCGGCTGCGGACGGCGGAGCGCACCGGCGCGGCGGCCGGCGAGGAGCTCGCCTACTGGCGGGGCCGGCTGGCCGAGCTGCGCAGCGACCCGGAGGCGGCCGTCGGCCACTACCTGGAAGTGCTGCGCGAACGGCCGTTCCATCCCCTCGCCACGGCGGCTCGCGGGCGCCTGGAGCGGCCGGAGCTCGCGCCGGCCGCCGAGCGGATCGGCCGGCGTCGGTCCGCCGGCAGGAGCCTCGAGGATGCCTGGGCCGCCTGGACGCTGCTCGGCGAGAGCGACAGCGCGGGCCTTCTGGCCCGCCAGCGCGGCAGCGCCCTGCTCCGGGCGCAGCCGGCGCTCGCCCTGTGGATCGATTGGCAGCCGGTTCCGGTCGCCAGCTGGCCGATCTGGACCGCCGTGCTCCTCCAGCCGGAAGAGCGGCTCCTGGCGCTCGGCCTGTGGTCCGAGGGCAGCCCGGCGCAGGCGCGCCACTTCCCGAGTCAGCAGCGCCAACTCGCCTTCACCCTGGCGCATCAGCTCGACGCCGCCGGCGCGAGCGACCGCGCCATCGAGGTCGCGGAGCGCCTGTTCCAGGGGCGTCCCCAGCCGCTCCCCGCCGAGTGGGTTGCGGTCGACCTGCGCCGGCTCCTCTACCCGCTTCCCTACCGTGCCGAGCTCGGAAAACGGGTCGGATCCAACCCCGTCGACCTCTTCCTCCTGGCCGCCGTGATGCGCGAAGAGAGCCGCTTTCAGACGGAGGCCGTTTCGCCCGCTGCGGCCCGCGGCCTGGCGCAGCTCGTCCTGCCGACCGCCCGGCGGCTGGCGCGAAAACTCGGCTGGGGCGAGGTCCGCGCCGAGGAGCTGCACCAGCCGGCGATCTCCATCGCCCTGGGCGCCGCCTACCTCGCGGAGCTCAAGCTGCGCTTCGGCGAGGGGCCGAGCGCGGCGGCCGCCGCGCCCATGTCGCCCCTGACGATCGCCGCCTACAACGCGGGTGAGGATCAGGCGACCCTCTGGCGGCGCTACTGCCAGACGGCAGAGCCCGAGGAGTACCTCGCCAAGGTCGGCTTCCGCGAGACCCGCTCCTATCTGGTTCGGGTTCTCGAGAGCCAGGCCCAGTATGCGGCGCTCTATGCGGATCCGGTCGCAGGCCGGCCGAACCGGGCAGGCCCGGCGAGATAA
- a CDS encoding glycosyltransferase family 39 protein yields the protein MIGRRGAYVLAGLLLAGLALRFVELGEPDLVGGDEGYYGTYARNLIEGGFDQLLNLGRDPLSAPDNKPFLFPLLLAGPVALLGPTELAVRLVPALAGLACAWLVGLLVARRYGGFAAWAAGIATLLLPPLVYSSRVVMGEGLLAAFGLAGVWAAVRALEERRNAPALLAGLFWGCGFLVKLWLVGLFIAPVAVALLADARRRREAGSWGRMALAGVAFITVGGSHLALVAWFSPATIPHWFEQYFIFSLFGRAGGQEFAGYWHQPWSFYLRGTLQSCFMALPLVAAALTARDVPAPGRETSLPQRPLWLALAAELLLISFMGVKLRQYSFPLLPSLAALAGIGVAVLLRHRERLRPALAAALVVLPLAGLALWQSGASPLFPSPAMAAGVALFLAASAASLAFAGSRWSLGTLALVGAAGVAAVAGSAMTVQRECLGHRTGYREAARLVAPLLAGRDIREPAFLSPEVPALQYYLFRTGRYWSSAYEPRNAAELLTRVADPRFVAFLTTTRGDLYGGATPQEVIDWLAAHTAERTAEIVAAAGQPLPIRLFVRATPEVQP from the coding sequence GTGATCGGACGCCGAGGTGCCTACGTGCTGGCCGGCCTGCTGCTCGCCGGGCTCGCTCTGCGGTTCGTCGAGCTCGGCGAACCGGACCTCGTGGGTGGTGACGAGGGCTACTACGGGACCTACGCCCGTAACCTCATCGAGGGCGGCTTCGACCAGTTGCTCAACCTCGGTCGTGACCCGCTTTCGGCGCCGGACAACAAGCCGTTCCTCTTTCCTTTGCTGCTCGCCGGACCGGTCGCCCTGCTGGGGCCGACCGAGCTCGCGGTGCGCCTGGTGCCGGCGCTCGCCGGCTTGGCGTGTGCGTGGCTGGTGGGGCTGCTGGTCGCGCGTCGCTACGGTGGCTTCGCCGCCTGGGCGGCTGGCATCGCGACGCTGCTCCTGCCGCCGCTGGTCTATTCCTCGCGCGTGGTCATGGGCGAAGGTCTGTTGGCGGCGTTCGGCCTGGCTGGTGTCTGGGCGGCTGTGCGCGCGCTCGAGGAGCGGCGCAATGCGCCGGCGCTCCTCGCTGGCCTGTTCTGGGGCTGCGGCTTTCTCGTCAAGCTGTGGCTGGTCGGCCTGTTCATCGCGCCGGTCGCGGTGGCGCTCCTCGCCGACGCTCGCCGCCGCCGCGAGGCGGGCTCCTGGGGCCGCATGGCGCTCGCCGGCGTGGCCTTCATCACGGTGGGAGGCAGCCACCTCGCGCTCGTGGCGTGGTTCTCGCCGGCGACGATTCCGCACTGGTTCGAGCAGTACTTCATCTTCTCGCTTTTCGGGCGGGCCGGCGGCCAGGAGTTCGCCGGCTACTGGCACCAGCCGTGGAGCTTCTACCTGCGGGGGACGCTGCAGAGCTGCTTCATGGCGCTGCCGCTGGTCGCCGCCGCGCTCACGGCGCGCGACGTGCCTGCGCCGGGCCGCGAGACCTCGCTGCCGCAGCGTCCACTCTGGCTGGCGCTCGCCGCCGAGCTGCTCCTGATCTCCTTCATGGGCGTGAAGCTCCGCCAGTACTCCTTCCCGTTGCTGCCCAGCCTGGCGGCGCTCGCCGGCATCGGCGTGGCCGTGTTGCTCCGGCATCGCGAGCGCCTGCGGCCGGCGCTCGCCGCCGCGCTGGTCGTGCTTCCTCTCGCTGGCCTGGCGCTCTGGCAAAGCGGCGCGAGCCCGCTCTTCCCTTCTCCGGCGATGGCGGCCGGGGTGGCGCTCTTCCTCGCCGCGAGCGCTGCCTCGCTGGCTTTCGCCGGCTCGCGCTGGTCCCTCGGCACGCTCGCGTTGGTCGGCGCAGCCGGGGTCGCGGCGGTCGCCGGGTCGGCGATGACGGTGCAGCGCGAATGCCTGGGGCACCGCACCGGTTATCGCGAAGCGGCGCGGCTCGTCGCGCCGCTCCTCGCCGGGCGTGACATCCGCGAGCCGGCGTTTCTTTCTCCGGAGGTTCCGGCACTCCAGTACTACCTCTTCCGTACCGGCCGCTATTGGTCGAGCGCCTATGAACCACGGAACGCAGCTGAGCTGCTGACACGGGTGGCGGATCCGCGCTTCGTCGCTTTCCTCACCACGACCCGCGGCGATCTCTATGGCGGCGCGACTCCCCAGGAGGTCATCGACTGGCTGGCCGCTCATACGGCCGAACGCACCGCCGAGATCGTCGCCGCGGCGGGGCAGCCGCTGCCGATCCGCCTCTTCGTCCGCGCCACGCCGGAGGTGCAACCATGA
- a CDS encoding glycosyltransferase family 2 protein codes for MSDAPGFAEPELSVVIPAYNEQARIADTLIRVKDFLQHWGKPSELILVDDGSRDLTLEVVKTIDIYGSLMKEQVTTRIATDISNHGKGEAVRRGFALARGRFVLFSDADLSTPIEEVEKLLAALAAGADVAIGSRRLKTSEVEPQPLHRRLMGGVFSTLVRLLAVPGVRDSQCGFKCYRREVAHRIAELQKLPGFSFDVEHLYLARRLGWKVVEVGVRWVDAPGTKVKPVRDSYRMFRDLLRIRRLHRGLGRPPSGAAT; via the coding sequence TTGAGCGACGCACCCGGATTCGCCGAGCCGGAGCTCTCGGTCGTGATTCCGGCTTACAACGAGCAGGCGCGGATCGCCGACACGCTCATCCGGGTCAAGGACTTCCTGCAGCACTGGGGGAAGCCGAGCGAGCTCATCCTCGTCGATGACGGGTCCCGCGACCTGACTCTCGAGGTCGTCAAGACGATCGACATCTACGGATCCCTGATGAAGGAGCAGGTGACGACGCGCATCGCCACCGATATCTCGAACCACGGCAAGGGGGAGGCGGTGCGGCGCGGCTTCGCGCTCGCCCGGGGCCGCTTCGTTCTGTTCAGTGACGCCGATCTGTCGACCCCGATCGAGGAGGTGGAGAAGCTCCTCGCGGCTCTCGCCGCCGGCGCCGACGTGGCCATCGGCTCCCGCCGCCTAAAGACGAGCGAGGTCGAGCCGCAGCCGCTGCATCGGCGGCTGATGGGTGGGGTCTTCTCGACCCTCGTCCGGCTGCTCGCCGTCCCCGGAGTGCGCGACAGCCAGTGCGGTTTCAAGTGCTATCGCCGCGAGGTGGCGCACCGGATCGCCGAGCTCCAGAAGTTGCCGGGATTCTCGTTCGACGTCGAGCATCTCTACCTCGCCCGCCGCCTCGGCTGGAAGGTGGTGGAAGTCGGTGTGCGCTGGGTCGATGCGCCGGGCACCAAAGTGAAGCCGGTGCGCGACTCCTACCGGATGTTCCGCGACCTGCTGCGGATCCGGAGACTCCATCGCGGGCTCGGTCGCCCGCCGAGCGGGGCGGCAACATGA
- a CDS encoding methylated-DNA--[protein]-cysteine S-methyltransferase — MVTFRPMPSEQVEAKEAPSLPVPVEPVRVLVPSQIGILGVEFYGLAIGRIHVAPAGPTARLFHPLSAFEESEFLDEVFGRLSEYFAGARRALELEFDLAPSGVDSFSRRVLKEALRTPYGKTRTYKEIADASGRPEAYRQVLSILLDNPIPLLIPCHRIIPTKEGIGGWVGGASRKRWLLRMERESPAQTV, encoded by the coding sequence ATGGTAACCTTCCGGCCGATGCCCAGCGAGCAGGTCGAGGCCAAGGAGGCCCCCTCTCTTCCGGTGCCTGTCGAGCCGGTGCGGGTGCTCGTCCCGTCACAGATCGGCATCCTGGGAGTGGAGTTCTACGGCCTCGCCATCGGTCGTATCCACGTCGCCCCAGCGGGGCCCACGGCGCGCCTCTTCCATCCCCTTTCTGCCTTCGAAGAGTCGGAGTTCCTGGACGAGGTTTTCGGCCGCCTCTCCGAGTACTTCGCCGGCGCGCGCCGGGCCCTGGAGCTCGAGTTCGATCTTGCCCCGTCGGGTGTCGATTCGTTCTCACGCCGGGTCCTCAAGGAGGCCCTGCGCACGCCCTACGGCAAGACGCGGACCTACAAGGAGATCGCCGACGCCTCCGGACGCCCCGAGGCCTACCGCCAGGTCCTGTCGATTCTCCTCGACAATCCGATCCCGTTGCTCATCCCCTGCCACCGGATCATCCCGACGAAAGAGGGCATTGGCGGCTGGGTGGGTGGCGCGTCGCGCAAGCGCTGGCTGCTGCGGATGGAGCGCGAAAGCCCCGCGCAGACGGTCTAG
- a CDS encoding glycosyltransferase family 4 protein — protein MRILHIARRFTATAWGGTEAVVAALARAQRASGHDAELLATSAFSRPGRDEVLGVPVRRFGYTYGRFPLSRAGRRALDAKGGNPLSPGLLRALLAAPRPDVLHCHTMQRLAGHVRFAARRLGVPYVVQLHGGAFDVPEAEVREMTAPTRRTLDWGKLPAAMLGSRGFLRDANLVLVLSEAERVRAVTALPGTRVERLPNGVDATRLAGGDRARGRQRLGLAGDAPLLLTVARLDPQKDQLAIVDVLAALPGVHAALAGPVTVPGYDAAVVARAHLLGVADRLHLLGPIAPESAELADLYRAADLFVLPSRHEPFGIVVLEAWACGLAVVASRVGGLAELVASERTGLLVTPGAPAELALAVGKLLRDPARRRELAEAGHSEVTEHYAWSAIGARLEVLYHEISGVPGRRG, from the coding sequence ATGAGAATCCTCCACATCGCCCGCCGTTTCACCGCCACGGCGTGGGGCGGCACCGAAGCGGTCGTCGCGGCGCTCGCGCGAGCCCAGCGCGCCAGCGGCCACGACGCCGAGCTTCTCGCGACCTCAGCGTTCTCCCGCCCCGGACGCGACGAGGTGCTTGGTGTTCCGGTGCGGCGTTTCGGCTACACCTATGGCCGTTTCCCGCTGTCGCGGGCCGGGCGGAGAGCGCTCGACGCGAAGGGGGGAAATCCGCTCTCTCCCGGACTGCTGCGGGCGCTCCTCGCGGCGCCCCGGCCCGACGTTCTGCACTGCCATACGATGCAGCGTCTCGCCGGTCACGTGCGCTTCGCGGCGCGGCGGCTCGGTGTGCCCTATGTCGTGCAGCTCCACGGTGGCGCCTTCGACGTGCCGGAAGCGGAGGTGCGCGAGATGACCGCCCCCACTCGGCGGACGCTCGACTGGGGGAAACTCCCGGCGGCGATGCTCGGTAGCCGGGGCTTCCTGCGCGATGCCAATCTCGTCCTCGTGCTGTCGGAGGCGGAACGCGTCCGCGCCGTGACGGCGCTGCCGGGCACCCGTGTCGAGCGTCTGCCCAACGGCGTCGACGCGACGCGCCTCGCCGGCGGAGACCGGGCACGCGGCCGGCAGCGCCTCGGTCTCGCCGGGGACGCACCGCTGTTGCTCACGGTGGCGCGGCTCGATCCGCAGAAGGACCAGTTGGCCATCGTCGACGTCCTGGCAGCGCTGCCCGGAGTCCATGCCGCGCTCGCCGGCCCGGTCACCGTCCCTGGGTACGACGCCGCGGTGGTCGCCCGCGCTCACCTGCTCGGCGTCGCCGATCGGCTGCACCTGCTCGGACCGATCGCCCCGGAGAGCGCCGAGCTCGCCGATCTCTACCGCGCAGCGGACCTCTTCGTGCTGCCGTCGCGCCACGAACCGTTCGGCATCGTCGTGCTCGAAGCCTGGGCCTGCGGTCTCGCGGTTGTCGCCTCGAGGGTGGGAGGTCTCGCCGAGCTCGTGGCTTCCGAGCGCACCGGTCTCCTCGTGACGCCGGGAGCGCCGGCGGAGCTCGCGCTCGCGGTGGGCAAGCTCCTGCGTGACCCGGCGCGGCGGCGGGAGCTCGCCGAAGCCGGTCACTCGGAGGTCACGGAGCACTATGCGTGGAGCGCGATCGGCGCCCGGCTCGAGGTGCTGTACCACGAGATCTCCGGCGTCCCGGGACGGCGCGGATGA
- a CDS encoding histidine triad nucleotide-binding protein has translation MDNGCLFCRIVAGEIPVRRLFEDDELIAFADIAPQAPVHLLIVPKRHVPHLFASGVDDAPLLGRMVTTATDLARQAGLESGGFRLVMNCLAGAGQSVFHLHLHLLGGRPLVWPPG, from the coding sequence ATGGACAACGGATGCCTCTTCTGTCGCATCGTCGCCGGCGAGATTCCTGTCCGGCGGCTGTTCGAGGACGACGAGCTCATCGCCTTCGCGGACATCGCTCCGCAGGCCCCCGTGCACCTGCTGATCGTGCCGAAACGCCATGTGCCGCATCTGTTCGCCTCCGGCGTGGACGACGCGCCGCTTCTCGGCCGGATGGTCACCACAGCCACCGATCTGGCGCGCCAGGCCGGGCTCGAAAGCGGCGGATTTCGTCTGGTCATGAACTGCCTCGCCGGCGCCGGGCAGTCGGTCTTCCATCTCCATCTCCACCTGCTCGGCGGCCGCCCGCTCGTCTGGCCTCCGGGATGA
- a CDS encoding AAA family ATPase: MNRPPAPAGLVAWGLERAPFEGAADPDFFFPSEGHAEALARLEYLARERGAQLGLLTGEIGCGKSLVRALFAAASAPFRLVAQLTSSHYPWVELLREALGQLGAADFSSTAGERELVARLQRIAEARAVPIVLLFDEAQELTLEALVGMRALINLADGRLEMKLVLVGQPELRRRLLELPQLDQRAGLRFHLRPLDPAQTSAYLECRLRAAGHPTGQLFSPEAVTVLASGTRGVPREINRVARLALAVAASHGAVAVGPGEIRTVLLDLERQRGGSEA; the protein is encoded by the coding sequence ATGAATCGCCCGCCGGCGCCTGCGGGGCTCGTGGCCTGGGGACTCGAGCGCGCTCCGTTCGAAGGGGCGGCCGATCCGGACTTCTTCTTTCCCTCCGAGGGCCACGCCGAGGCCCTGGCCCGACTCGAGTATCTGGCGCGCGAGCGCGGGGCGCAGCTCGGCCTGCTGACTGGGGAGATCGGCTGCGGCAAGAGTCTGGTGCGTGCGCTGTTCGCGGCGGCGAGCGCGCCCTTCCGGCTGGTGGCCCAGCTCACTTCCAGTCACTATCCGTGGGTCGAACTGTTGCGCGAGGCGCTGGGGCAGCTCGGGGCCGCCGACTTCTCCTCCACGGCGGGCGAGCGCGAGCTCGTCGCCCGCCTGCAGAGAATCGCCGAGGCACGCGCGGTGCCGATCGTGCTGCTGTTCGACGAGGCACAGGAGCTGACGCTCGAAGCGCTGGTGGGAATGCGCGCACTCATCAATCTGGCCGACGGCCGCCTCGAGATGAAGCTCGTGCTCGTCGGCCAGCCCGAGCTTCGCCGCCGCCTGCTCGAGCTGCCGCAGCTCGATCAGCGGGCCGGCCTGCGCTTTCACCTGCGGCCGCTCGATCCCGCGCAGACATCCGCCTATCTCGAATGCCGCCTGCGCGCGGCGGGGCACCCGACCGGCCAGCTGTTCTCCCCCGAGGCCGTCACGGTCCTGGCCTCGGGCACGCGCGGTGTGCCGCGCGAGATCAACCGCGTCGCGCGCCTCGCCCTGGCGGTCGCCGCCTCCCATGGCGCCGTGGCCGTCGGCCCGGGCGAGATCCGCACCGTGCTGCTCGACCTCGAGCGGCAGCGGGGAGGGAGCGAGGCGTGA
- a CDS encoding sugar transferase, protein MLGSERGFARLRLTLKYRSWEAVVGGSRLLKRLFDLVTGAAMLLLSAPIWMGLATAIRLDSPGPVFFTQTRVGRRGRLFRLYKFRTMYVDAERRKAELEQHNEAGGVIFKMKWDPRVTRVGRLLRRTSLDELPQLLNVLRGEMSIVGPRPPVPAEVVQYTPAERRRLDAEPGLTCIWQVSGRSNIPFEGQVRLDVQYIETRTFWRDAWILVKTVPAVLLGRGAY, encoded by the coding sequence ATGCTCGGCTCCGAGCGCGGTTTCGCGCGCCTCCGCCTGACGCTCAAGTACCGCTCCTGGGAGGCGGTGGTCGGGGGTTCGCGGCTGCTCAAGCGCCTTTTCGACCTGGTGACCGGAGCAGCCATGCTGCTGCTTTCGGCGCCGATCTGGATGGGACTCGCCACCGCGATCCGGCTCGATTCGCCCGGACCGGTCTTCTTCACCCAGACGCGCGTCGGCCGCCGCGGCAGGCTCTTCAGGCTCTACAAGTTCCGCACCATGTACGTCGACGCCGAGCGCCGCAAAGCCGAGCTCGAGCAGCACAACGAGGCCGGTGGCGTGATCTTCAAGATGAAGTGGGACCCGCGGGTGACCCGCGTTGGACGGCTCCTGCGTCGCACTTCACTCGACGAGCTGCCGCAGCTGCTCAACGTGCTGCGCGGCGAGATGTCGATTGTCGGCCCGCGGCCCCCAGTGCCCGCCGAAGTGGTGCAGTACACGCCGGCGGAGCGCCGGCGGCTCGACGCCGAGCCCGGGTTGACCTGCATCTGGCAGGTCTCTGGCCGCAGCAACATTCCGTTCGAGGGACAGGTGCGCCTGGATGTCCAGTACATCGAGACGCGCACCTTCTGGAGGGACGCATGGATTCTGGTCAAGACGGTACCGGCGGTGCTTCTGGGCCGCGGAGCGTATTGA